One window of Helicobacter winghamensis ATCC BAA-430 genomic DNA carries:
- the rpsF gene encoding 30S ribosomal protein S6 codes for MRFYETMFVVKPTLTQEEITQKIDFYKAAILNNGGEISATLDMGMRNLAYEIKKNKRGYYFVIYFKAEPKLVLELERLYRINEEILRFIVIKYESKKEQKAWETLVDRAINNKKSTPLKEVEDKPQDA; via the coding sequence ATGCGTTTTTATGAAACAATGTTTGTGGTTAAACCCACTTTGACACAAGAAGAAATCACGCAAAAGATTGATTTTTACAAAGCCGCAATTCTTAATAATGGTGGTGAAATTAGCGCGACTTTAGATATGGGGATGCGCAATCTTGCTTATGAAATTAAGAAAAATAAGCGTGGATATTATTTTGTAATTTATTTTAAAGCAGAGCCAAAGCTTGTTTTAGAATTAGAGCGTTTGTATCGCATTAATGAAGAAATTTTGCGCTTTATTGTGATTAAATATGAAAGCAAGAAAGAGCAAAAAGCGTGGGAAACATTAGTTGATCGTGCGATTAATAATAAAAAATCAACACCACTAAAAGAAGTAGAGGATAAGCCACAAGACGCTTAA